In Chryseobacterium culicis, the following proteins share a genomic window:
- a CDS encoding beta-ketoacyl-ACP synthase III → MYDVFITKASKYLPNEPVANDEMETYLGLINDAPSKAKSLILRNNKITTRYYALDTEGNPTHSNAQLTAKAIEGLFDENFKKEDMKLLSVGTTSPDQIQPSHASMVHGELNIGKSIEINTSTGLCNSGMNALNYGFLSVKAGVQDNAVCAGSERMSAWMTADKFNHEAENLKLLEERPIVAFKREFLRWMLSDGAGAFLLENKPRENSISLKVEFIDFYSYAHEIEACMYAGCDKLEDGSLKSWADYPSDEWLKQSIFAIKQDTKILDKYILVKGAESLRSSFDKHNLDPEKIDHVLAHISSGYFKDGLKEEFAKKGMDFPAEKWFYNLSEVGNIGAGSIFIALEELMNSGTLKKGEKVLLCVPESGRFAYSCALLTVC, encoded by the coding sequence ATGTACGACGTATTTATAACAAAAGCATCAAAATACTTACCCAATGAGCCGGTAGCGAATGATGAAATGGAGACTTATCTTGGGCTTATCAATGATGCGCCATCCAAAGCAAAATCACTTATCCTAAGAAATAATAAAATTACGACACGATACTACGCTTTAGACACAGAAGGAAACCCTACCCACTCTAATGCGCAGCTTACTGCCAAAGCAATTGAAGGCCTTTTTGATGAAAATTTCAAAAAGGAAGATATGAAATTATTATCCGTAGGAACTACTTCACCAGACCAGATCCAGCCTTCTCACGCTTCTATGGTACATGGTGAACTGAACATCGGAAAATCTATTGAAATTAATACTTCAACAGGTCTTTGCAACTCAGGAATGAATGCGCTGAACTATGGATTCCTTTCCGTAAAAGCCGGAGTACAGGACAATGCTGTATGTGCAGGTTCCGAAAGAATGTCTGCATGGATGACTGCTGATAAATTCAACCACGAAGCTGAAAACTTAAAATTACTGGAAGAAAGACCTATCGTTGCTTTCAAAAGAGAGTTTCTGAGATGGATGCTTTCTGACGGAGCAGGAGCTTTCCTTTTGGAAAACAAACCAAGAGAAAACAGCATTTCTTTAAAGGTAGAATTTATTGACTTTTATTCTTATGCTCACGAAATTGAAGCCTGTATGTATGCCGGATGTGACAAACTGGAAGACGGAAGCTTGAAATCATGGGCAGACTACCCTTCTGATGAATGGTTGAAGCAATCTATTTTTGCCATCAAACAGGATACTAAAATCCTTGATAAATATATCCTTGTAAAAGGAGCCGAAAGTTTAAGATCTTCTTTTGACAAACATAATTTAGATCCGGAAAAAATTGACCACGTATTGGCTCACATTTCTTCAGGATATTTTAAAGACGGACTGAAAGAAGAGTTTGCGAAAAAAGGAATGGATTTCCCTGCAGAAAAATGGTTCTATAACCTTTCTGAAGTAGGAAACATCGGAGCAGGATCTATATTTATAGCCCTTGAAGAATTAATGAATTCAGGAACATTGAAAAAAGGAGAAAAAGTACTTCTTTGCGTTCCCGAAAGTGGAAGATTTGCTTATTCGTGTGCGTTATTAACCGTTTGCTAA
- a CDS encoding MMPL family transporter, which produces MHRFFIFLYYLISRNKTLSVLTALGIAVLCLFFASKINFEEDINQIIPKNEKSDLTAKVLKQLNFSDKIIVIIENKSGEDSFQLSETADTFLKKIDPLQKYIGSVQGKVNDNEISETFDFVSQNLPLFLNENDYQEIDRKLQKNSIAKQVENNYISLVSPTSLVTKEFIKKDPLGLTFLGIKKLNALNISKDFKLEDSYIVTKDGKNLLLFIDPRNKSNDTKANEAFIDQLNSIKDHINKQFKGKTEISYFGSPVIAVANAKQIKKDIQNTVVISMTVLLILLIYYFRNIFTPIIVFLPTVFSVLLALLILYFIKDKISAISLSVGAILIGITIDYALHILTHYKHNNNIEELYKEITQPIVLSSATTAVSFLCLVFVRSEALKDLGLFAAITVILSSISALIIVPQLYKPKEKEHLNTNFIDRIGSYPYEKNKPLIIGCSIIILACLFGFRHVGFNEDIGDLNYIPKELKISEAKLQKLSDITSKSIYTISYGNSEEEALTRNSELSSFLEKEKKEGKILSYNSIGSIVLSEKDQQKKIDHWNQFWNNQKKNQTITELVSNGNKFGFNSSAFDSFNEALHKNYTALSLKDYQKVKALQISEFMSNENGFYTVSNVVKVNENKRDTFIKDIEKKHDAIAIDRQQMNENFLGLLKRDFNTLINYSLLAIVLTIIVFFRNFELTILTMFPIVLTGIVTAGILYFLGLELNIFSTVVCTLVFGVGDDFSIFLTQAMQKEHTTGKNELPTYRTSIILAVFTTILSIGSLIFAKHPALHSLALVALIGMFSVIIITSTLYPFWFRLFITNRAKKGLSPITFRLSFISIFSFLYYGIGGLIFSAFGSFFVKNSKGKTLDIIKLILARFLTSVLYSNPFVKKKVIKNTWEDFSKPAVIIANHTSFLDTLAIAMATHKIIYLVNDWVYQSPVFGKLVRALGFYPVSQGIENGMEKLKEKIEQGYSLVVFPEAERSYTNDVKRFHKGAFYLAEQFGLDILPLYIHGNSEVLPKGDFIIYDGSITVKVGNRISKDDISFGKNYSERTKKINAYFREEFAKLREEIEDENYFKKKLFLSYLYKDSEVVKEVKEDFNTNKSVYFEMNKHISHEANILHMADDFGQKDALLTLYQASRRVFSLIKNDEKRAIAAHSYLVKRRKIQYIKDLSEVNKKIDVLIVSHDHFTFNDIQDLPETIIFVNTKNTSFESDNYALKFSSESLKVFKTK; this is translated from the coding sequence ATGCATCGCTTTTTTATATTTTTATATTATCTGATTTCCAGAAATAAAACCCTATCTGTACTGACAGCTTTGGGAATTGCCGTTTTATGCTTATTCTTTGCGTCAAAGATTAATTTTGAGGAAGACATCAATCAGATTATTCCTAAAAATGAAAAATCAGATCTTACAGCCAAGGTTCTTAAACAGCTCAATTTTTCGGATAAAATTATTGTTATTATAGAGAATAAATCCGGAGAAGACAGCTTCCAGCTTTCCGAAACCGCAGATACTTTCCTCAAAAAAATTGATCCTTTACAAAAGTATATCGGTTCTGTTCAGGGTAAAGTGAATGATAATGAGATTTCTGAAACCTTTGATTTTGTCAGCCAGAACCTTCCTTTATTCCTTAATGAGAATGATTATCAAGAAATTGACCGGAAACTTCAGAAAAACAGCATTGCGAAACAGGTAGAAAACAATTACATCTCACTGGTTTCTCCCACAAGTCTTGTCACCAAAGAGTTTATTAAAAAAGATCCTTTGGGACTTACTTTTTTAGGAATCAAAAAATTAAATGCTTTAAATATCAGCAAAGACTTCAAACTCGAAGACAGCTATATTGTAACCAAAGATGGTAAAAACCTCTTACTTTTCATTGACCCCAGGAACAAAAGCAATGATACAAAAGCAAATGAAGCTTTTATAGATCAGCTTAATTCCATCAAAGACCATATCAACAAACAGTTCAAAGGAAAAACAGAGATCAGCTATTTCGGCTCTCCGGTGATTGCTGTGGCCAATGCGAAACAAATCAAAAAAGACATACAGAACACGGTAGTCATTTCCATGACGGTACTTTTAATCCTTCTGATCTATTACTTCAGAAATATCTTTACACCCATCATTGTGTTTTTGCCCACGGTGTTTTCGGTATTGCTTGCCCTCTTAATCCTTTATTTTATCAAAGATAAGATTTCTGCAATTTCATTAAGTGTAGGCGCTATTCTGATAGGGATTACGATAGATTATGCCCTGCATATTCTGACACATTACAAACACAACAACAATATTGAAGAGCTTTACAAAGAAATCACCCAACCTATTGTATTGAGCAGTGCAACGACCGCCGTTTCATTCCTGTGCCTGGTTTTTGTACGCTCTGAAGCACTGAAAGATTTAGGCCTTTTTGCAGCCATTACAGTTATTCTTTCTTCAATCTCAGCATTAATTATTGTTCCTCAACTTTATAAACCAAAAGAAAAAGAACATCTTAACACCAATTTTATCGATAGAATTGGCTCTTATCCTTATGAGAAAAACAAACCTTTAATCATAGGATGTTCCATTATCATTCTTGCCTGCCTGTTCGGATTCAGACATGTAGGCTTTAATGAAGATATCGGTGATCTGAATTATATTCCAAAAGAATTAAAAATCAGTGAAGCAAAACTGCAGAAACTTTCCGATATCACTTCAAAATCAATCTATACTATTTCTTATGGAAATTCTGAAGAAGAGGCATTAACCAGAAATTCCGAACTCAGCAGCTTCCTTGAAAAAGAGAAGAAAGAAGGTAAAATTTTAAGCTATAATTCTATCGGAAGTATCGTGCTTTCAGAAAAAGACCAACAAAAAAAGATTGACCACTGGAACCAATTCTGGAATAACCAGAAAAAGAATCAGACCATTACCGAGCTGGTCAGTAACGGAAATAAATTCGGGTTCAACAGTTCTGCTTTTGACAGTTTTAATGAAGCTTTGCATAAAAACTACACTGCATTAAGTCTAAAAGACTATCAAAAAGTGAAAGCACTTCAGATTTCAGAATTCATGAGCAACGAAAATGGTTTTTACACCGTTTCCAATGTTGTGAAAGTGAACGAAAACAAACGGGATACTTTCATTAAAGATATTGAGAAGAAACATGATGCCATTGCCATTGACCGCCAGCAGATGAACGAGAATTTCCTTGGACTCCTGAAAAGGGATTTCAATACCTTGATTAATTATTCTCTTCTTGCCATCGTTTTAACAATCATTGTTTTCTTCAGAAATTTTGAATTAACAATCCTGACCATGTTCCCAATTGTCCTGACAGGTATTGTGACAGCTGGAATTCTTTATTTTCTGGGACTTGAATTAAATATCTTCAGTACCGTTGTCTGTACTCTTGTATTTGGAGTTGGGGATGACTTCAGTATTTTCCTGACACAGGCTATGCAAAAAGAACATACCACGGGAAAAAATGAATTGCCAACTTACAGAACATCCATTATTCTTGCCGTTTTCACGACTATTCTGTCTATCGGATCTCTGATTTTTGCCAAGCATCCGGCTCTGCATTCTTTAGCACTCGTGGCTCTGATAGGAATGTTTTCTGTGATTATTATTACCTCTACATTATATCCTTTCTGGTTCAGATTATTCATTACGAACCGGGCCAAAAAAGGACTTTCTCCAATCACCTTCAGACTCTCGTTTATTTCAATCTTCTCATTTTTATATTATGGAATCGGAGGTCTTATATTTTCAGCATTTGGAAGCTTCTTTGTTAAAAATTCCAAAGGAAAAACCCTGGATATTATCAAACTTATTTTAGCCAGATTTTTAACTTCTGTCCTTTATTCCAATCCATTTGTAAAAAAGAAGGTCATTAAAAATACATGGGAAGATTTCAGTAAACCTGCTGTCATTATTGCCAATCATACGTCTTTCCTTGATACCCTGGCAATAGCAATGGCTACCCATAAAATCATTTACCTTGTGAATGACTGGGTATATCAGTCTCCTGTTTTTGGAAAACTGGTACGGGCATTGGGCTTTTATCCTGTTTCACAGGGAATCGAGAATGGAATGGAAAAACTGAAAGAAAAAATTGAACAAGGATATTCCCTGGTTGTTTTCCCTGAAGCAGAGCGTTCTTACACCAATGATGTGAAAAGATTCCATAAAGGAGCATTTTATCTTGCCGAGCAGTTCGGTCTGGATATTCTTCCACTCTATATCCACGGAAACTCTGAGGTATTACCGAAAGGAGATTTTATAATCTATGACGGAAGCATTACCGTAAAAGTGGGGAACAGAATCAGCAAAGATGACATCAGTTTTGGTAAAAACTATTCTGAAAGAACCAAGAAGATCAATGCCTACTTCAGAGAAGAATTTGCAAAACTGAGAGAAGAGATTGAGGATGAAAATTATTTTAAAAAGAAATTATTCCTGAGCTACCTGTATAAGGACAGTGAAGTGGTAAAAGAAGTAAAAGAAGATTTCAATACCAATAAATCAGTATATTTCGAAATGAATAAGCATATTTCCCATGAAGCCAACATTCTTCATATGGCGGATGATTTCGGACAGAAAGATGCTTTATTAACGCTATACCAGGCAAGCCGAAGAGTTTTTTCTCTGATAAAAAATGATGAAAAAAGAGCAATAGCCGCCCACAGCTACCTGGTAAAAAGAAGAAAGATACAGTATATAAAAGATCTTTCGGAAGTGAACAAAAAGATTGATGTACTTATTGTCTCACATGATCATTTTACATTCAATGACATTCAGGATCTCCCTGAAACAATCATTTTTGTAAATACAAAAAACACTTCGTTTGAAAGTGATAATTATGCATTAAAATTTAGTTCTGAATCATTAAAAGTATTTAAAACTAAATAA
- a CDS encoding EpsG family protein: MSLLHPYYLIAIVYMLFFSVQEVYGKKVDKKWFWFLAVYFIIIVGLRDSVGPDYGSYKGIYIYSDTKSYYSIFMKMLHMEGTEALDVEWLYTLINKVLLNFFDAPFYMLTLVIAIFAMIFKVEYTEDNTFYPFTFTLFMFIPNFFIGESGQIRQNLGTFIAYFAIRYIKERKFWHYLFFIFIGSGIHSVCYLFLPMYWLARVPLNKTIMLIMIVGSVFLSPFEIYRSFGSFLDGMASDSTLVEGFNGYMDETVQRLNGGVGIPEVMMAILTFFLFVFDSKMKELYPYYEYHRNYAVIGICLYFIFRNNPIFSSRLAGAFIGFSYIIIPNAMYAVSGRVKNIIYAFIISLVVFNFVIFSIFNNIKAGRFSIDLYRNHILP; encoded by the coding sequence ATGAGTTTACTACATCCATATTATTTAATTGCAATTGTCTATATGCTGTTCTTCAGTGTTCAGGAAGTGTATGGAAAGAAGGTTGATAAAAAGTGGTTCTGGTTCCTTGCTGTTTATTTTATTATTATCGTTGGTCTTAGAGACAGCGTAGGCCCGGATTACGGAAGTTACAAGGGGATTTATATTTACTCTGATACCAAAAGCTATTACAGTATCTTTATGAAGATGCTCCATATGGAGGGTACGGAAGCCCTGGATGTGGAATGGCTGTATACTTTGATTAATAAGGTTCTTCTCAATTTTTTTGATGCTCCTTTTTATATGCTGACGCTGGTTATTGCCATTTTTGCGATGATCTTTAAAGTAGAATATACAGAAGACAATACTTTTTATCCCTTTACTTTTACGCTGTTTATGTTTATTCCTAACTTCTTTATCGGGGAGAGTGGGCAGATCAGACAAAACCTGGGAACTTTTATTGCTTATTTTGCGATACGGTATATTAAAGAGCGGAAATTCTGGCATTATCTATTTTTTATATTTATAGGATCAGGTATCCATAGTGTTTGTTACTTATTCCTTCCTATGTATTGGCTGGCACGTGTTCCGTTAAACAAGACGATAATGCTGATTATGATTGTAGGCTCTGTCTTTTTATCTCCGTTTGAAATATATAGGAGTTTTGGGAGTTTCTTAGATGGGATGGCTTCTGATAGTACCTTGGTAGAAGGTTTCAATGGGTATATGGATGAAACTGTACAGCGATTGAATGGTGGTGTTGGGATTCCGGAGGTAATGATGGCGATCCTTACTTTCTTCCTTTTTGTTTTTGATTCTAAGATGAAAGAGCTCTACCCTTATTACGAATATCATAGAAACTATGCTGTAATTGGGATCTGTCTTTACTTTATTTTTAGAAATAATCCTATTTTCTCGTCGAGACTTGCAGGAGCATTCATCGGATTCTCCTATATCATTATTCCTAATGCAATGTATGCTGTTTCCGGAAGGGTTAAAAATATCATTTACGCATTTATCATTTCACTGGTTGTCTTCAATTTTGTCATCTTCTCCATCTTTAATAATATTAAGGCTGGAAGATTTTCGATAGATCTTTATAGAAATCATATTCTTCCATAG